The Nitrospiraceae bacterium genome segment TTTTGCAATTCAATCCGCATGCATAACATGAGATCATGCAGTCAGGCGTTATGCTTTCTTTAAGAGCATTTTCATATTCTTTATATAAGATTTGTTTTTTAATCCCTGTATCGATAAAATCCCATGGCAGACGCTCTTCTTTTTCAAATGTTCTTTCTGCATATGCTGATGCATCAATTCCTGTCTCATCCATTGCCTGCCGCCATTTTTCAAAATCAAAAGACTCCCCCCATCCATCCAATCTGCATCCCAGCGACCATGCCTTTTCAATCAAGAAAGAGAGTTTCTCGTCTCCCCTTGCAAATACTGCCTCAAGCAAGCTCATGTTCATATCATGGCTTTTGAATTTGAATTTTTTTCTCATGAAGAATTCCCTGAGATAATTCATCTTTCTTTTTATCTCGCTGATATTGTTCTGACCATACCACTGAAACGGAGTATGCGGTTTTGGAACAAAAGGAGATATCCCGATATTTATATTAACGAATCTTCCTGTGTGTTCTTTTGCAGTTTTGAGAGCCTTCATTGCCATCTCAGGAATAGCTGCAATGTCCTCATCTGTCTCTGTTGGAAGCCCGATCATAAAATAAAGCTTTATATTCTGCCAGCCTTCCTTAAAAAGAAGTTTCAGGCTTCTGTCATAATCTTCTTCTGAAAAATTTTTGTTTATGACAGAACGCAGTCTTGCTGTTCCTGCTTCAGGCGCGATCGTAAAACCAGTTTTCCGCACTGTTTTTATCTCTTTTAAAACCTCTTTGTTTACAGCTCCAACTCTTAATGAAGGCAGGGATAGAGATATGTTTCTTCCATGAAAACATTGGTTGACTCCTCTGAGCAGGGGAATAAGCGATGAGTAATCGCCGGCGCTCAAAGACGTGAAAGACAATTCGTCGTAACCAGTGTTTTTAAGGGAATTCTCTGCTATTCTTAATATATTTTCAGGGCTTCTCTCTCTCAAAGGCCTGTAAATAATTCCAGCCTGACAGAACCTGCATCCCATTGTGCATCCTCTAGAAACCTCGATATTCACCCTGTCGTGAACTATTCCCATATAAGGCACGATCGGAGAATCAGGATACGGGGCAGAATCAAGTGATTCGATAAATCGCCTTTTAACAAGATATTCAGATGACAAAGAATTATGAACAGAGGGAACATAAATCCCCTGTATCTCAGAGAGTAATTTCAGAATTGTCTTTTTCTTCCCGTCTCCTTGTTTTTTCCATTTTCTATATGCATCCAATATTTCTACAACAGCTTCTTCGCCGTCGCCTATTAAAAATGCATCAATAAAAGCAGACATTGGCGCTGGATTAACAGTACATGGACCGCCGGCAATAATAAGCGGCCAATCACCATCAATTCTTTCAGATGTTTTTAAAGGAATTCCTGACAGAGAAAGCATGTTCAAAACAGATGTGTATGAAAGTTCATACTGAAGACTGAACCCGACAATATCAAAGTTTTTTAAAAGTGTTTGTGTCTCGAGCGATGAGAGCAGAATCCCTTTATTTTTCATCTCATTTTCCATGTCAAGCCATGGGTGAAAAGCTCTTTGCGCAGATGCGTATGGAAGCTCATTGATTATTTTATATAGGATTTTAAGCCCGAGATGCGACATGCCGATCTCATAAACATCAGGGAATGCAAGCGCAACATTGACTTCTCCATGTTTATGAATGGAGTTTATCTCATTGTTTATGTATCTGCTTGGTTTTTGAAAAAGAGAGTAATTCACATTTTAGGATAACATTGTAAAACTTTGTTTTACAATAAGACTGTATACTTTACATATGGCAAATAGAGTACGAATTGGGAGAATCTAATTTATCTTTAAAATAACATAGCAATTCAGCTAAAATGCATGAAAAACAGGGAGGGCAAATGGAAGCAAAAAATATGAAAACAATGGGGCTTTTGGTTCAGTTTATCGGACTGGTAATTCTAATCCTTGGTTTAAATGGGTTTTTCATTTTCACTGCTACTGTTCTGTATTTTCCCTTGCTTATCGTAGCAATAATTGTCTTTGTAGTATGCCTTTTCAAGGGCGGTGCAATGCACAAAAGAGGAAAAGAGCTGGAAAAGCAGTAAGGTATAATAAGTTTCATGTTTATTGCTGGATTAACAGGGAATTACGGCATGGGCAAGAGCGCTGTGCTTGCTATCTTTAGAAAACTTGGGGCGCTGACAGTTGATACTGATACTCTTGTTCATAAGCTTCTTAATGAAAAAAATATTATTAATAAAATCAAAAAACTTTTTGGAAATGACGTGTTTGATGCAAAAAGCAAGGTCATAAGAAAAAAAGTTGCTGAAAAAGTATTCATTAACAAGAAGCTGAGAACAGAGCTCGAAGACATTCTTCACCCTTTGGTATTTAAAGAAATACAAAAAATAAAAATAAAACCAAAAAACAAAAACAAACTGATCATAGTGGAAGCTCCTGTTATATTTGAGCGCGGTTATGAGAAGAATTTCGATAGGACAATCACTGTTTTTGCAGGTAAGAAAACAACATTAAAAAGATTGGGCAAAAGCGGAATAAGTCCTGAGACCGCGAGACAAAGGCTTGGATGCCAAATGCCTATAGAGAAAAAGATAAAGATGTCTGATTTTTCTGTGAATAACAGCAAGACTCTCCAGCAGACAAAAAAACAGGCAGCAGAGATATTCAGGAAACTTCTGGTAGCTAAACTCGCCTCTGAAGGAAAGGTCGAGCAAATTAAAAAGATTGCAGGCAGGCCTTTTTATATTGAAGGGAAAGTTATTAAAGGCGCTGGTCGGGGTGGTAAAATTCTTCACATTCCTACTGCAAATTTATCTGTCTCGGAAGGAACTGATATTAAAGAAGGTGTTTATGCTGTAAAAGTTATCTTTGATAAGCACATTTACAATGGCGCTGCGAATATCGGCACAAATCCGACTTTCGGAGATACTGCTGTGAATTATGAGGTGCATTTGTTTGATTTTGCAAAGAATCTGCTTGGGAAAAAACTAAGGGTTAATTTCATCAAGCGCATAAGAGACGAGAAAAAATTTCCAAGCATAAAGGCTCTTGAAGTGCAAATAAAAAAGGATATTAATAGGGCAAAACAGATGCTTAGTAATAAATATGAAAAAACCTGAATTGCTTGCTCCTGCCGGAGATTTTGAGAAACTAAAAATAGCGATACACTATGGCGCCGATGCTGTGTATCTCGGTGATTCAAGGTTCAGCCTCAGGGGAAAGGCAGGAAATTTCAATCCTGATGAACTAAAAGAAGCTGTAGATTATGCGCACAAAAACAATGTCCGTGTCTATATCACAGCAAATATCTTTCCTCATAACAAAGATATCGAAGAGATAAGAGAACACGTCGACTTGCTAAAAACTGTTAAACCGGATGCAGTGATAGTCTCTGACCCCGGGATATTCAACATGCTCAGACAGAAAGCTCCTGAGATCAAGCTGCACATAAGCACGCAGGCGAATATCACAAATGCTGAATCAGCAAAATTCTGGGAATCACTTGGAGCAAAGAGGCTTATACTTTCAAGAGAGCTTTCATTCGATGAGATAAAAGAGATTCGCAAAAAAATAAAAATAGAACTCGAGGTATTCGTGCATGGCTCTATGTGCATATCTTATTCAGGAAGGTGCTACATAAGCAGTTTTCTTACTTCTCGCAGCGCAAACACAGGAGAATGCACTCATTCATGCAGGTGGAATTATGTTCTTATGGAAGAAACAAGAGACGGTAAATATCTTCCGGTTTTTGAAGATGAAAGAGGAACCTATATCATGAGTTCAAAAGACCTCTGCATGATAGAGCACATGCCTCTGCTCGTTGATGCCGGAATAGACAGTATAAAAATAGAAGGAAGGATGAAGGGCATAAATTATGTAGCAGGTGTAGTAAAGACTTACAGAGAAGCGATAGATGCCCTTTCAGAGAAAGATTACAAGGTGAATCCAAGATGGATGAGAGAGCTTTCTATGTTCAGCAGCAGGGGATATACAACAGGAATGTTTTTTGGGAAGCAGCCTGATGACGGATACAATTTCGATGGAGAGAGTTACAGAATGAGCCATGAACTGGTAGGCATTGTTCTTGAAATAAATAGCGGAAATGCAAAGGTTGAGATGAGAAACAGGTTTGATGCAGGAGAGTCCGTAGAATATCTTTCTCCAGGACTTGAAGAAAAAAGCTTTGAGATAAATTCAATAAAAAATTTACAAGGCAATGATATTACCTCGGCAAGAAATGAGGATATAGTTTTTATTCAGGTTCCAGAAGGTGTGAGGCCGAATGATCTGATAAGAAGGAAAAAGAATTTCAGGCAGCAGCCATGATTGGCAAGTCCATTTTTATTTATTAGATTTATTTATCTTTCTTCAATCTGATACAATTTTAATATGACTGAATATATATTTTTCTGTCTAGACAGACATGCTTATTCAATAATAACGAGGTAATTAATGGAATCCACCGGAAAAAAACAGAAAGTTGCTCTGAGCTCAGTCATAGCAAGTTTTTTTTTAACAGCAATAAAACTGTTTGTTGGCATTGTTACAGGAAGCATAGGCATTATCTCAGAAGCTGCGCATTCAGGGCTGGATTTTGGTGCAGCGTCTCTGACATATTTTGCTGTCAGGGTCAGCGATAAACCTGCTGATAAAGACCATCATTACGGACACGCCAAAGTAGAGAATGTTACTGCCTTAATTGCAACAGGTCTTTTACTTATAACCAGCGCATGGATTATTTATGAAGCAGTTCATAGATTAACTTCTAAAACTGTTGAAGTACAGGTAACATGGTATTCCATACTAGTTATTGTATTTTCCATAATTATTGATTTCTCCAGAGCTAGAGCATTAAAAAAAGTTGCTAAAGAAACTCACAGCCAGGCATTAGAAGCAGATGCTCTGCATTTCAGCTCAGACATTCTAAGCTCTGTAATGGTGCTGGTCGGTCTTGTGTTTGTTGCAATAGGCTGGAAATGGGCTGATGCTGCTGCAGGTTTAGCTGTTGCATTATTAGTTGCCTATGCAGCTTTTGGTCTTGGCAAAAAAACAATTGATGTGTTGTTAGACACTGCACCCGAGGGCATCACCGATCAAATTACTGAGATAGCTAAAAGTGTTAACGGAGTGGTTGATATAGAAAAGATCAGAGTTAAGCAGGCAGGCCCTTTTGTTTTTGTTGAAATGAGCGTAAAAGTAAGCAGAGTGCTCACTCTTGAAAATGTCGGGGTGATTTGCAGCACCATCGAAAACAAGATAAAAGAATTGATTCCTGAGGCTGATATTATAATTAATACAAAACCGATTGCTCTGGATTGCGAAACTATTGCAGAGAGGGTTCAAGTAATAGGCTCAAAACATAATCTCAATGTGCACGATGTTTCTGCGGATATTTTAGGAGATAAAAAGCATATTGCATTTGATGTTGAAGTAGCGCCTGACCTCACAATCAAGGAAGCGCATGATGTTGTCTCCACACTCGAAAAAGAAATAAAAAATGAATTTGACGGAGATCTGGACATCAGCGTGCATATCGATCCTTTGCCTGTAGAGGAAAAAGCAAGCCGGCATTTATCTCCTGAGGAAGATGCTGTGAAAAAAAATATAATCATTCAGAGCTCTGATACCATCGAAAAAATTAAAGAGGTTCATGATATTCAGATAAGAAAAACAGAAAAAGAAAAACTCTTTATATCTCTGCACTGTTCTTTTGAAGACAATGTCATCCTTGAAGAAGTGCATTCGATTACGAGCCGGCTTGAGCGTCTGATCTATGAAAAGATCCCCAATACCAGCAGAGTTGTTATTCACGCCGAACCCCTTTTTGCAAAAGAGTAAAGTCTGCTAGATTTAGCAGCTCATTTACGCATCAATCGCAGCATTAAGAGATATATAAAAGGACTAATGAAGATGTTAAATTTGGGATATTCCGCAATGCTGATGATGCAATAAATACTGTCCTTAAAAAACATATGCAAAAAAAAGCAGGCAATACCTTAAAATTCAAGACCTAACCCCCCATGATATTTGTCAAATTTTCTTGTCTTGCTCTATTGCTTTTCGTATGATATCAAGAAACCAGTTAATAATATTGTTAAGCAGTTACTGAATCTATTCACATCTTAAAGGAGATTTTCTGCAATGGACATTCCACGGATCTTCAACATCAGTGAAAGTGCTCACCGCATCCATAACCCGTTCACACCCGAAAAACTCGCCACTCTCGGCGCTGCGCTGCGTCTGAAATCAGGGGACCGAGTGCTCGACCTCGGCAGCGGTTCGGGGGAGATGCTGTGCACCTGGGCACGCGATTACGGCATCACTGGCACTGGCATTGACATGAGCCAGTTGTTCACCGAGCAAGCGAAACTCCGTGCAAAAGAACTCGGCGTCGCGGATCAAGTAAAGTTCATCCATGGCGATGCTGCCGGCTATGTCTCTGAAGAGAAGGTTAGTATGGCAGCCTGTGTCGGTGCCACTTGGATCGGTGGGGGTTTTGCAGGCACTATCGAGCTTCTGACGCAGAGCCTGTGTGCTGGAGGGATCATCCTCATCGGCGAGCCCTACTGGCGGCAGTCACCGCCTACGGAAGATGTTGCCAAGGGGTGTCTTGCCAACTCGATCTCCGACTTTCTCGCGCTTCCAGAGCTTCTGACCTCTTTCGGCCATCTCGGCTACAACGTCGTTGAAATGGTTCTGGCAGACCAAGACAGTTGGGACAGATACGAGGCGGCCAAATGGCTCACCATGCGCCGATGGCTTGAAGCCAATCCCGACGACGAGTTCGCGAAAGATGTTCGAGCCAAACTGACCTCTGAACCAGAGCGCTACGCCGCTTATACGCGTGAATACCTGGGCTGGGGTGTGTTTGCGCTGATGAAGCGGTGATAAGGGGGACTCAGAAAGTGGGGGAAATCCGTCATGCCTAATAACTCTTTTAAGCCGATGCCGCTTTGCAGCTCGGCTTAATTCAGGCGTTAAACACTCCTATCACACAAATCATTGCTTCAGGCTCTTTTTAAAAACTGCGGATAAGCAGGCAAACTCACCACTCACGCATCAATCGCAATATTGATTTTTAGGTTCTTTTCTTCCTCTCCAATTTTCAAAAATTCCCTTGCAGCGAGATTAACTTTATTTTTTGTCGGAGATTTCATGAGCAGAGAATATTCCTTCTGACCTTTTTTTGTCATGGAAAGTGACGGGCCGAGAATTTCCATATCCTCATTTTCTTTTAAGAGCTTCTGGATTCTGTCTTTTACTTTTTTCTCGTTGTAATCCCTGCCCTTGAAAGTAATTATCGCAAGCTTTGAATATGGAGGATATAGCATTGCCTTTCTCCTGCTCAGTTCTTCATTGCAGAATGAATCATAATCATAGTTTCTTAAAAACCTGTAAACATCATTCTGCGGCATTCTGGTTTGCAGGAATATCCTGCCTTCAGGCTTTACTCTGTCAGCAATGGCGTATATCTCCTGATATGCCTTTTCTGCAGACCTAAAATCAGGAAGGTTCAGGTAAAAATCTGCATTCAATACAGCTGCCATGCCTAATCCTTCATGTGTGTCATGCAGATTAAGTCTTTTTGTGAGAAGTTTTGTGCCGAGCAGTATTGCCTCGCCTTTTATCATCTCAGAGAATGATTCTAGGTCTGCCTTGCCTTGTATCTTGTCGCTGTCGAGCCTTATTGGCTGGATATTGAAAAGTTTTTTTATGCTCTCTTCTATTCTCTGGATGCCGGCGCCTGTGAGCGCAACCTTAAAACTTTTGCATTTTGAGCATGAATCAACGATTTTTGTTTTGATACCGCAGTAACTGCATCTCAATGATTTATCTTCATTGTGCAATACAAGCGGGATCCCGCATTTGCTGCATGTCTCTATATTTTCGCACTCTTTGCATGAGAGCATCGAGTATCCTTTTTTATTTATCACGAACATTATCCGCTCGTTCTTTTTTATTGCTGATGAAGCAGCGTCAACAACTGTTTTTGAGAGATTGGGGTTTGGCTGTTTTTCATTGTACATGTTCACGATTCTTATAGCAGGTTTTTTGAGAATGGCCGATGGTTTCAAAAGTGTGTATTTATTTTTTTTAGCATTATATATGGATTCAATTGACGGACAGATTGAGGATAGAACAACAGTGGTTTTTTCAAGAAGCCCCCTCATTACAGCAATGTCTCTTGCATTGTATCTGAAGCCTTCCTCAGTTTTATAAGAGGTGCTCTGCTCATGCATAACAATAATCATGGAAGGATTTTTCAGAGGGGCGAATATTGCAGAGCGTGTTCCGAGCACAACATTGCATTCACCGGAAATTATCTTTGAGTATGCTTCTGAACGTTGTCCTTTAGTCACACTGCTGTGTAGAATACAGAGCTTTTCTCCAAATATTTTTTTAAGATATGGCGCAATATGATTAAGCTGTACTATCTCAGGCACTAAAACAATTGCCTTCATATCAGGCTTTAAAAGTTTTGTCATGAATGAAATTTCATACAATGAGCTCGGCGCATGCATAAGAAAAGTTTTATATTCTTTTTGTGATATGGATTCATTGATTTTCGAGAGTATATTTTCATCTACATCAAGGAGAATCTCTGGAATCTCAGTTTCTTTTTCTGCTTTAACAGACTTGCGCTGCTTCACTGGCTTGAACACTTCTTTTGTAAGCATGCTTTTTAGAACAATGCCTTTGTTTGCGATGTAATAGTCTGACATCCATTCGAGCAGATTTAAAAGAGGCGGCTCAAGCATAGGCGATTCACCATGAACCTCGCTTATGGTTTTTATTTCACCTTTTATAGTTTTTGAGGATTTGCCGAGTATAATTCCAAATGATATATGTTTTTTTAACGGCGCAGAAACGAACATGCCGGGCAGGGCTTTTTCATTCAGATGTTCAGGACATTTGTAAGTCAAAGGACCAAGATTAAGAGGAAAAACAACATCAATAAATTCCATGATGGATTTTAGCACAGAAAACAAAGGTTTATCAGATACAAAAATGTTCACGAGAAGAAGGCAGAAAGAAGGAATAATTCTTTTAAAAATTTTTCTTTTTTTGTATTATTCAGAAGCTGTGAAAATTCAGCAAAACATAGGGAGATTTTGATAAAAAATGAAACGTTCTAGAAAAATAGCCCTAACCCTCTTAGCATCAGTATCTTTAATGATAACCGGATGTGACCAAGAACAAGAAGTAAAACAAGAGATATACACATCAAAAGAAAAATGTTCAGAAGACTGGGGTTCGGACAAATGCCAGGACGATCGCACCACAAACAGATGGTGGGGTCCTTCGTATTATTACTACAGAGGATATCCTTATTATCTTGGTCGTGACAACACACCAAGGCCGCTTGAGGCAAATGCAAAGTTCTCTAATGTTAAGGAAGGCGCTCTCTCCCATAATTCAACAGGGACTGTTGCATCAAGGCATGTTGTCCGAGGCGGATTTGGGAAATCATCTTCGTTTCACAGCTCAAGATCGTAATGAAAAGAGTTTTGGTTCCGCCCCGCAATAACTGGCAGAAAAGCCTTGAAGACTTGGGTTTTTCTTTTCATTCAATCGGAGGAATTTACTGGAATGAGGGTGTTTGTTATGAATTCGAGAGCAAGGAAATCGACCGCATCGAGGCAATAACAGAAGATATGAATAACATGTGTCTGAACGCAGTTGAACATGTTATAAAAAATGACCTGTTTCACAGACTGAGAATTAATAAAGAGTGGGCGCAATTCATAAAGAAATCTTGGGAAAGAAAAGACTTGACCATTTACGGCAGGTTTGATTTTTCTTATGACGGAAAATCAGAGCCAAAACTTCTTGAATATAATGCTGATACGCCTACTGCATTATATGAATCCAGCGTTATCCAATGGTTCTGGCTTCAGGATGTTTTTCCTAAATATGACCAGTTCAATTCGATACATGAGAAACTTGAAGATGTATTTTTAAAATTAAAAAATAAGATGGGAATTTTTGATAAGCTTTATTTTACGTGCGTTGAGCACCACAAAGAAGATTTTGTGACAACAGAATACATGAGAGATGTTGCTTCCCAAAAAGGGATTGCTACAAAGCAGATATATATTAATGACATTGGTTTTAGCAAGGAAACATCAAGATTCTATGATCTTGATGAAGAGGAGATTAAATATCTTTTCAAGCTTTACCCATGGGAATGGATAGTAAGCGATGAATTTGGAGATATGGTTCTAAATGAGACAGTGAATTTCTTTGAGCCTGCGTGGAAGATGATCCTTTCGAACAAAGGGATTATGGCAATCATGTGGGAAATGTATCCAGAACATCCAAACCTGCTGCCTTGCTATTTTGAATCGTCAAAAATAAAAGACAACTATGTGAGAAAACCGTTATTATCAAGAGAAGGCGCTAATATTAAGATATTCGGCAAGAATATTTCTTCTGAAGAAACAGGAGGAAGTTACGGTAAAGAGGGATACGTATATCAGGAATTAAAAGAACTTCCATGTTTTGATGGAAACTATCCTGTGATAGGCTCGTGGATGGTGGATGGCCAGCCAGCCGGCATAGGAATAAGAGAAGACCTGACAATGATAACTAAAGACACAAGCAGATTTGTGCCGCATTATTTTATATAAGGAGGACAGAGCTTATGTTTGAAAAGATTTATTTTAATTTGTCTTTTGCAGGGGTAGGTAGTTTTCTCCTGTATTTTGTTGCAGCCATTGGTCTATTAATTGTTTTTGTGAGAGTTTATACGTGGATAACTCCATATAAAGAATTTATTCTGATATCCAACGGGAATATTGCGGCAAGCTACAGTTTAAGCGGAGCATTAATAGGTTTTTCAATCCCACTTGCAAGCGCTATATCCCACAGTGTGAGCCTGCTGGATATGATATCTTGGGGATTTGTTGCTTTTGTGATTCAGGTAATCACTTTTCTGGCAGTTAAGATTATCTTTCCTACAATTGTAAAAGACATACCTGAGAATCATATATCAAAAGGAATTTTTCTGGGCGTATTGTCTCTGGTAATAGGAATAATAAATGCCGCTTGCATGACATATTAAATTTGAGTAAGAATCATAAATTTTTCTTTGGGATAAAAAAATGAAAGACCCGAATATAATGACTCAGATGGCAAATATTCTGGAGAATGCTTTTTTCGGCACTGTTACTACAGATATTTCTTTACTGGTTCGTTACTGGAACAGAAAGATGGAGTCTCTTACAGGAATAAAAAGAGTAGATGCGCTTGGCAAGCCTATTCTCGATCTTCTTCCATGGCTTGCAGAAGAGATTGTAAAAACATGCATGCAAAAGAATGTGGATATATATGATTCTAAAGGCAAGGGAACTACGCTGAAGATAACATCGATCAGAGGCCAGTCAGGCGGATTTATTTTGTTATTTGAAGAGATAATCGAAAAGAAAACACCTGAGGCCCAGACTCAGAAGTCAAAACCAGCTGCAGCTAATCCTCTTGCGTCAATATCTTCTATGCTCAAAGAATTTAAGGATATGGAAACCGCTTCTCCTGAAAGCATTGAGATGATGGACAGATCTTTGGAAGACATGAACAACGAGATAAACAAACTCAGCAGGATTACAAAGAACATTGGAAGGTTTGTTAAAGAAGCCCCCTTAGAAAAAAAACCGGCAGATGTTTCAGAGATTTTGAATCAGACACTTGATCTTTTGAAATTAGACAAGAGATTGAAAAATATCGAACTGCATAAACAATTTGAAAAAATTCCTAGACTGAAGGTAAATGCTGACCAGATCCAGCAGGTTTTTCTCAATATGATGTTAAATGCACTGGATGCAATGCCGGATGGAGGCAGGCTCGAAATTTCAATAAAAAAGACAGAAGGTTTTGCTGATATCGAATTCAAGGACAATGGCGTTGGCATTGACAGCGAGGTGATCAATAAAATATTTGATGCATTTTTTACAACAAAATCTTCAAATAAAGGTGTTGGTCTTGGCCTTAATGTAAGTAAAAATATAATCAAAAGTCATAATGGCGCTATCGATGTTAAAAGCGAGAGAGGCAAGGGAGCATCTTTTGTTATAAGACTGCCAATGGAGCAAAATGTCTGAAAGACTGCTCATAGTTGTTGAAGAAGATCCTCTTAGAGAATCGCTGGAAAGGATTTTTTTAAGCGATGGGTATGAGGTTGACAGTGTCAAGAATGCCGAGGTAGCGCTTAAAGCGCTTGATGATACATTCTATGACCTGATAATCGCAGATATAATTCTTCCCGGCATGAGCGGAATTGAGCTTTTGAGCAAAGCTAGAGAACGCGACATTGAACAGCTTGTAATAATAATAACCGGATTCCCGTCCCTTGAGACGGCTGTTGATGCTCTGAGGGCTGGGGCATATGATTATTTGGTAAAACCAATAATCTACGAAGAATTAAAAAGAGTTGTGAGAAATGCATTCAAGGAAAAAGCGCGTATTATTGAAACTCTTATCAAGAAAAAGATAGAAGAAACCTATGATTTCGAAAAAATAATCGGTGACAGCGCTGAGATAAAGGCAATTATTAATGAAGTCAAGAAGATCGCTGACTCAAAAAGCAATGTTCTTCTTTTGGGCGAAACTGGAACAGGCAAGGAACTTTTTGCAAAGGCAATTCACTATAACAGCTCACGCCGCGACAAACAGTTTATCGCTATAAACTGCAGCGCAATACCTGAGAACCTTATTGAGTCTGAACTTTTTGGTTATGCAAAGGGTGCATTTACCGGAGCTACTGCAACTAAGAGAGGTCTTTTTGAAGAGGCTGATGGAGGAACGTTTTTCCTTGATGAGATTGGAGAATTAAGCCAGCCTTTGCAGGCAAAACTGCTTCGTGTTATAGATGACCATGAGATAAGACCGCTTGGAGGTGTGCACTCCAGAAAAGTTGATATCAGATTTATAACTGCGACAAACAGAGATGTTGCAGCCCTTGTAAAAGAAGGCGCTTTCAGAGAGGATCTGTATTACAGGATTAATGTTGTTACTCTAAGACTTCCTCCTTTGAGAGAAAGAAAAGGTGACATAATAGCTCTTGCCAAACATTTTCTTGTTAAATATGCA includes the following:
- a CDS encoding U32 family peptidase, translating into MKKPELLAPAGDFEKLKIAIHYGADAVYLGDSRFSLRGKAGNFNPDELKEAVDYAHKNNVRVYITANIFPHNKDIEEIREHVDLLKTVKPDAVIVSDPGIFNMLRQKAPEIKLHISTQANITNAESAKFWESLGAKRLILSRELSFDEIKEIRKKIKIELEVFVHGSMCISYSGRCYISSFLTSRSANTGECTHSCRWNYVLMEETRDGKYLPVFEDERGTYIMSSKDLCMIEHMPLLVDAGIDSIKIEGRMKGINYVAGVVKTYREAIDALSEKDYKVNPRWMRELSMFSSRGYTTGMFFGKQPDDGYNFDGESYRMSHELVGIVLEINSGNAKVEMRNRFDAGESVEYLSPGLEEKSFEINSIKNLQGNDITSARNEDIVFIQVPEGVRPNDLIRRKKNFRQQP
- a CDS encoding class I SAM-dependent methyltransferase, which codes for MDIPRIFNISESAHRIHNPFTPEKLATLGAALRLKSGDRVLDLGSGSGEMLCTWARDYGITGTGIDMSQLFTEQAKLRAKELGVADQVKFIHGDAAGYVSEEKVSMAACVGATWIGGGFAGTIELLTQSLCAGGIILIGEPYWRQSPPTEDVAKGCLANSISDFLALPELLTSFGHLGYNVVEMVLADQDSWDRYEAAKWLTMRRWLEANPDDEFAKDVRAKLTSEPERYAAYTREYLGWGVFALMKR
- a CDS encoding cation-efflux pump; the encoded protein is MESTGKKQKVALSSVIASFFLTAIKLFVGIVTGSIGIISEAAHSGLDFGAASLTYFAVRVSDKPADKDHHYGHAKVENVTALIATGLLLITSAWIIYEAVHRLTSKTVEVQVTWYSILVIVFSIIIDFSRARALKKVAKETHSQALEADALHFSSDILSSVMVLVGLVFVAIGWKWADAAAGLAVALLVAYAAFGLGKKTIDVLLDTAPEGITDQITEIAKSVNGVVDIEKIRVKQAGPFVFVEMSVKVSRVLTLENVGVICSTIENKIKELIPEADIIINTKPIALDCETIAERVQVIGSKHNLNVHDVSADILGDKKHIAFDVEVAPDLTIKEAHDVVSTLEKEIKNEFDGDLDISVHIDPLPVEEKASRHLSPEEDAVKKNIIIQSSDTIEKIKEVHDIQIRKTEKEKLFISLHCSFEDNVILEEVHSITSRLERLIYEKIPNTSRVVIHAEPLFAKE
- the coaE gene encoding dephospho-CoA kinase (Dephospho-CoA kinase (CoaE) performs the final step in coenzyme A biosynthesis.), producing MFIAGLTGNYGMGKSAVLAIFRKLGALTVDTDTLVHKLLNEKNIINKIKKLFGNDVFDAKSKVIRKKVAEKVFINKKLRTELEDILHPLVFKEIQKIKIKPKNKNKLIIVEAPVIFERGYEKNFDRTITVFAGKKTTLKRLGKSGISPETARQRLGCQMPIEKKIKMSDFSVNNSKTLQQTKKQAAEIFRKLLVAKLASEGKVEQIKKIAGRPFYIEGKVIKGAGRGGKILHIPTANLSVSEGTDIKEGVYAVKVIFDKHIYNGAANIGTNPTFGDTAVNYEVHLFDFAKNLLGKKLRVNFIKRIRDEKKFPSIKALEVQIKKDINRAKQMLSNKYEKT
- a CDS encoding TIGR03960 family B12-binding radical SAM protein: MNYSLFQKPSRYINNEINSIHKHGEVNVALAFPDVYEIGMSHLGLKILYKIINELPYASAQRAFHPWLDMENEMKNKGILLSSLETQTLLKNFDIVGFSLQYELSYTSVLNMLSLSGIPLKTSERIDGDWPLIIAGGPCTVNPAPMSAFIDAFLIGDGEEAVVEILDAYRKWKKQGDGKKKTILKLLSEIQGIYVPSVHNSLSSEYLVKRRFIESLDSAPYPDSPIVPYMGIVHDRVNIEVSRGCTMGCRFCQAGIIYRPLRERSPENILRIAENSLKNTGYDELSFTSLSAGDYSSLIPLLRGVNQCFHGRNISLSLPSLRVGAVNKEVLKEIKTVRKTGFTIAPEAGTARLRSVINKNFSEEDYDRSLKLLFKEGWQNIKLYFMIGLPTETDEDIAAIPEMAMKALKTAKEHTGRFVNINIGISPFVPKPHTPFQWYGQNNISEIKRKMNYLREFFMRKKFKFKSHDMNMSLLEAVFARGDEKLSFLIEKAWSLGCRLDGWGESFDFEKWRQAMDETGIDASAYAERTFEKEERLPWDFIDTGIKKQILYKEYENALKESITPDCMISCYACGLNCKKIKQKDNEMETSDFIKTPPVDANAPTQYLRIEFSKTGVLRYLSHFEITTALLRAMRRAGIYLEYSKGFHPFPKMSFGPALSVGISGMREYFDMEISSASGIDYTISRINDFLPEGLKIKNAILITAKEQSLSSFISRYEYEIKCSDSSVVNNKSLSGVENIEIVDNNTVRIILADKEDKKVKASEIFSELFSVPSRELDITRLAMYGKNASDNSWVTPVERCLTCPAKS